In the genome of Trichocoleus sp., the window TTTGCCTTCTGAGTCATTTCCCCCTTAAGTAGGATGAAGTGCAGGAGCCAGGAGCGAATCCTTAAACTACAGGTATATAAGTTCAATTCCCCTAGACTCGATCGCTCAATGCTCACCCCCAAACAGTACGTCCGTTACTCTCAAACTGTAGAAATTAAACAACCCGACGAGGAGCGGCTGATTCGCGAAATTGTTGATTCCGTTGCCCGGCAGGGGCAAAAGGTGTTTGATAAGCATCGCCATGCCTTGCGGGGTGCCCATGCCAAAAGTCATGGCGGACTGAAGGGGGAACTGAGGATCTACGACAACTTGCCTACCCATCTCGCGCAGGGATTGTTTTGCCAACCCCGCACTTATCCGGTGATGATTCGCTTCTCAACCGTTCCCGGTGACATCATGCCAGATGGTCTATCGTGCTTTCGCGGCATAGGCATCAAGGTCATTGACGTGGCAGGACCGAAGTTCCTGGAGACGGAACCTGATGTCGTGACTCAGGACTTTTTGATGATCAACAGTTCGGTTTTTCCATCAGGCAACATCGCTCGCTTTCTCCCAGAACAGTTGCTGCAGGAAAAGATTGTGGTCAGTGCCCCAGAGGAGGCACAACAGCTGTTTGGAACGGCTGCCCGAATGACTAACGCCGTGACTCAGAAATTGGGCATTAACCTTTACCCCAGTGCCTTAGGTCTGACCCAGCCCGAAACTCACATTCTAGGGGAAACTTACTATACCTCTGCTGCTCTGCGTTACGGGGATTACATTGCTAAGTTGAGTGTTACTCCCGTCTCTGCCAGCCTTCAACCGCTCATTGGCAAACGCATTGATACACAGAACGCTTCTGTACTGCGAGATCTAATCGTCCAGTTCTTCCGGCAACAGTCTGCCGAGTATGAACTCCGTGTCCAGCTTTGCACCAATGTGGAGACGATGCCGATCGAGGATGCGTCGATTGAGTGGTCAGAAGAGGAAAGTCCTTACCAGGCGATCGCGAAACTGACCATTCCGATGCAGGAGGCATACAGCCCAGCGCGGCAGGTGTACGTGGATGACATCTTGTCGTTCAACGCCTGGCATTGTATTGCAGAGCATCAGCCGTTGGGATCGATTCAGCGTTTACGCAAGGAGGTCTATGAGGCGTCTAGTCGTTACCGGCATCAAATGAACCAGCAGCCTAAGAGGGAACCGCGAAGCATCGAGGAAATGCCGGACTAGGAAGCGGCTCTCAACCGGAGTTCGTGCTGCCCTCAACGGGCGCGATCACGATCGGTAAAACAGAGTCAGTAGAGGCGTCAGACATCGCGATAATAATCTTAGAATCGTCGATCGCCAAAGTTGCGTGGATTTTAGATAGAGATAATGGCACTTATCTCTATCAGGCTATTCTAAGATTATTTTCGCTGATTTCTAGATGTACAAGCGGTTCAGGCATGATAGGGGTGCTTTCAGGAGCACAAGGTATGGGGCGATCGCTCAATGAAACGTGATGGGCGTGCAGTTTGTTGACGGCTGCTGAGGCTCGCAAACTTCATGATGAAGGGCGTGGAGGTGATGGCTGCTGGCAGGAGGGGGTGTGCCACAGTCGGCGGCTTATTACTGGAAGGGTCGTAGCAGAGAATCTGAAAGAAACCATGAATTAGAACTCAGTACACTCAAGTTAGTAAATCAAGTGTGTTGCTTCCCAAGAATTTTGTGAGACACTCCACAGTCCATGTCTGATTTTTAGATTTCGACTGCCCCTAATGCTTTCAGCGTAGCTTGCTGCGCGGCTGTTAATCCTTGAGCGCCCCGGATGTTCATACCTTCGTACAGGCGATCGGCTCTCAGGGTTTTGAGGCACTCACCTGTTGTAGGATTCCACAGCTTAATGGTTTCATCCTGACTCCCACTGACCAAAATCGGACCTGTACCGGATGGCAGGCTAACGTCCACCGGACTAAACTGAACTCTGACCCGACTGGTGTGCCCTTGCAGGACTTTCTGACAGGTGCCATCTTGGACATT includes:
- a CDS encoding catalase family protein — encoded protein: MLTPKQYVRYSQTVEIKQPDEERLIREIVDSVARQGQKVFDKHRHALRGAHAKSHGGLKGELRIYDNLPTHLAQGLFCQPRTYPVMIRFSTVPGDIMPDGLSCFRGIGIKVIDVAGPKFLETEPDVVTQDFLMINSSVFPSGNIARFLPEQLLQEKIVVSAPEEAQQLFGTAARMTNAVTQKLGINLYPSALGLTQPETHILGETYYTSAALRYGDYIAKLSVTPVSASLQPLIGKRIDTQNASVLRDLIVQFFRQQSAEYELRVQLCTNVETMPIEDASIEWSEEESPYQAIAKLTIPMQEAYSPARQVYVDDILSFNAWHCIAEHQPLGSIQRLRKEVYEASSRYRHQMNQQPKREPRSIEEMPD